The DNA sequence TAAGAACACTACAATAACCCATAAttataagaaagaaagcaatGTGCCATCTTGGAGACAGAGTAATTATCATTCTGGCTTTATTATTCTCCTGGTCTCTCTAAACTTGGTCCATTAATTAGCAGATAATTAATTAAAGCTATTAATATATTGCATACAAATGTACCAGCAACAGTAAATTTGATTTACCTGCATTTGGTCCCCTGTGGTAACTACAAGAGCATCTTTATCTGGGCTAAAAGAAACCCAACCTTTCTTGGAGTAAACATGAAACTCTGAGGATCCATCACACAGATGCAGACACAAGGCATGAGAGTAATCAGTTCCTCTTATCAGCATTCTAATCACATCATATCTCAGATAGCTATCCCACTTATCAGCTAAAACATTCTGATTGTGCTTGTAAAAACAACAAACTGTCCCAAGTTCTTTTCCTTGAACCAAAGCATTTCCATTAACagattgtttttgtttaaagTTCAATAAGCTTTGTAGAATTCTCTCACAAATCTTCTCAATGTCTGTCATAAGGGTCTCCAATTTCTTGCTGCACAAGTCAAGCAGTTAAACTGGATATTATAAATCTTTAGTTCAATACATGTTttatttaccaaaaaaattggAGCAGCTGGTTAAAATTACCtgaaatttgaataatttgaATGCCCAATTGGCCAAATTCCCTCCATTGCCAACTTCAAACCTTGTTCTCCACACCAAACGAACTCTTCACTCAATTCGGTGTCAGCTTCCTCACCGTGAACTTCCTCGAACCCATACGGCTTCTCCGGTGACCTTGTTATGTCCGCCCTCTTCTCCAGTGGCACCTGGAAAATCCCGGTGGCTTCAGCCTGCACTGACCTTACAAAATCACTTGAAATTCCATGGTTCACTAACTGAAAACACCCAATTCTTGCTATTGACTCAATCATCTTGGTAACACTAGCATCATCATAATGATTTGAACACAATGTTTCAAAATCAATTGTGGGGGGATTTTCAActgatttttgttttggaaagaatttgTCCGGCAAGATGAGGTCAGGGACATTGAGGGAGTGCTGGAGGAATTCGGTAATGACATCGTCGTTTGTGAGGGATGATCGCCGGCCAGAGGCAACTGGAGAAGGTGGCGGGGCACGAAAATCAATGGGGTTTTCGTGGACGGGTTCAGGTAAGCTTGCCATTAATGTGGACTGAAACTAGGGGTGAGCTAGTGATGGAATAAGCTCACTGGCTTGTAGTCCTGGTACTTGTGTATATGACATCGGGGATCTATCTTTATTAGTTTGTTAAATTTTGgtaaaggaaaagagaaaagggTGAGGAGCATCATGAATGATGGCATGTCTTGGATGTTGATTACAACCCAAGAACGATCATGATCACAAGGTCTTTCACTTTGGGGCTTAGCTTTATTTCTTTCTCATTACTCTGCTTTACAGCTCCACAGTTAATCATCATCTTTGATTCTCTCTTAGGTaagcattttctttctttttctaatcTCAGGACCCCTTTAATATCATGATTATCGTCCaattaaaaatggaaaatattgAAAAGATCTGTTGAATTAATTATATTCTTTGTACAGAATGATTATTGTCATTAAGGAAAAAGGTGCATGCTAAATGTCTCAATTTTAATATCGGTTTATATAGGGTTGCACATGATTTGGTTTAGGGTTCAAACCGTTAATAGATTGAAGTGTTCGGTTTGAGTCTTTGGGCTAACCAATTACTAACTTAAACCTCACCAAACCAGCCTGGTCAGAAAACGGTTTGGTCTGATTTGTCGGTTCCAGCATATATGAAAATCATATGtatagtttaaaaaaaaaaaacttttgcaCGGAGATATGATGTAacaaataatcaagaaaatctAAAGTATGTGACACTGTAAAACAAGGAACGTGTCATGGGGTAGTAACTCAAACAATCCTATTATCTCTTCTTTTTCCAAATGGCAAAAATTATGGAATAGTTTTTATGTAGATTAAAGTAGTCTACACATGAGAAGTCATCTTAGAAATCCAATTGTTTTTACTCCCATCTGTGATGGGAAATCATTGCACTAATAATAATGTTTTAGTGAAGAGTAACGCTAGCTGAACCATCTTTTTGGATATTACCTGCATTCCACTTTATGTGACAGCTGACGTAGCAGAAAATGTAACCTATAacagaatttcattaaatgaCATGACTGTGCCACATAAGGTGTGATGCAGGTGGTACCCAAAAATATGATTCACCTAACATTATTCTTTAGTGAAATATCATGAACTCTTTGATATTAAATAATAATCAAAAGACTTCTTTTTGGCTTTAGGCTTCTGAATTTctctaacaaattttttttttaatgtataaGTAAAGGTTTGGCTCAATTACGTCGGTTTGAGTAACTGTTGAACCAAACAAACAAGGTTGATTCTAAATCAGTTTAGTATACCAAATAATTGTttttcactactagaattatggcgtaagacatcggccaaaaaccgatgagaaaaagaattccgaccgatgtcttagtgcctgatgagaaagatccggaaaatgcagacatcggtttttagccgatgtctggTATAATTATATACATCGGTTCTtcattataaatcgatgtaaatacgtttaaatgataacaaacttgtatgtttatatattgtCAAACCCTCATCTTATTGCctttaatgcttaaagaaatatatatatcctacaGCACAACTATgtattttaacatcgttatttatttaaaaacgaTGACTGATACAGTttcacacatcggttttctgGTCTTCATCGATGACAATACTTATACTGGACATCGATCTCTATCTAAAACACGATGTGCACTAGTTTGTGGCACATCGGTTCCAACATAGTAATTCGATCTCTTATGGTTAATgggacatcgattttcattttgaaactGATGTATTGGCCGTAATAGTCATCTGTTTTTATGGTTATAACTGAtttaaactttatgtataaacATCATGTTCTTTAGATGAGAAAgatgtccacaaaatatgtAGCTGCTGCTGTAAAATGCAATCCATATTTGACAAAAGTAATTTGAATATAGGAGTATTCTGTCCAAAATCATTATCCTTGACAGTACACAAAATAGGCAAAATAAAACGCCAATTAACCTACTACAAGTCTAGCCTAGCAATTTATATTGCAGTTCTGTTCACAATTGCTACAGTCACTTCATCTACCACAAAAAGTTGCGAATTAGGTGCGCTGCAAGACTGAGGAAATCATATGGATGGTTCACATTGTTTTCATATTGTCTAAAAATTCTTGAAGATCTTCCAACTTTGCACCAGAGAAGCCTGCAAAAGAGAGTATATTGTAATACAAACATGGAAAACAACAGAAGTGCCAAGGTGAAAAGGAAATTCAACAGAAGAATAAATGCAATCAAAGCTACTAATCCAATCCAGTAGAAGCGTGCCTTTGGGATATCTAATTGATTTGAATAACATTTTTATTGTATGAATAACATGAGGGAAAACATTCCACTTAATAACCACATGGTAGAATAGGTTAAACATCACAAAACCTTGTATAATAACCAGGTACTGCCTCTGAGATCTAGACCTGAAAGCCAAGCATGCTAGTGCTTGACGGAGCTAATACCTAAGTGTTCAAAATGTCCACCCACGATTTATAGTGACAGAAACATACACATGCTCGCTTATTCCCATGGAATATTAAGTAGACACTGACCTAGCACCTAACCTAATATAGATGACTGAAGCATTCCAATCTCAATGGCAGATGAAGCATAAATATTCATACTAAAACATATTGCATGCCCATTAATCTACTTCCAAGTTCACTGGTCATTCAGCAGTATACCTGATCAAGAAGACTGAGCCTCACTTTTTCTTTCATAAGATTTAAAAGCTCGCTGCTGGCAAAGTCATAAGCAGATTTTATACACTTAATATAACGATGATTTGAGCCAAAGCTCATCAATTTCGAATTTTTAGATACAGGGACCTATTCATACAATCCAGTCACTGATAGATACTAACGACACCACAAGGGAGGTGAAggattgtaccaaaaaaaaaaacaaggagaagaagataataTTGTGCAAATGTACAGGATAAACCATAGTGGAACCTGAACATGGTGCCCGCattctctcatgacatttagaTATTTTCCAGTGATTAAAATTGTCCCAACAATATTTGGAAGAAAGCTAGGACTTCCATCCTTAAGGCTGTAACGTTGCCTCCAATACTTGGCTTCATAATCTTGAGGCTTTCCTGTAACACATTAAGCACAAGGCTTTTCATGGGATTGCACTCATATAGCTcctcaattatatatatatatatatatatatatatatatatatatatatatataaatgcactATAAAATTTATAATTGTAAGCGTAGACAATACCTTTTGAAGAGATTTGTTCTCAGCAATGAAAAATTCACCATAAGGGACATCAATGACTCCTTCATAGACCCACCTATAAGAAGTTTCATTTCCAAACATTGAGATCAAACAAAGTATCCTTCAAATACAGTAAAATGATAAATCCAACTCACAAGAGCTTATAGGATTGGATATATAGAAAGAAGAGATATAAATGATGCTCAAGAAAAAAGTTGCATGCACGTACCCACAAACACAATACTCTGCACATATCTAATTTGGGTCTGAAACATGTCTTCCTCTAGCACAATTGCCCATAGCCTCTATGCAAAACCTCATCAAACAAAGAATAGTAGACATTAATCTAGAAGAGTACCTCACTAATATACCCAGGTACGTATTGCTAGCACATTCAGCCATCTTTTCTAGCAATGACCTTACAACAGTATCACCAGCCATGGCCTTAGCCTGGATATTTCAAAGAGCCACATTAGTATGAagtataattgaaaaaagaagagagagagagagtgttttTTACTTCCCAAAGAAGATATATCAACTGAGTATATCAACCACAATTTTGCTTCTTCAATAAATACAGAAGCATCAATAACAAATACAAGGAACATTTGGCAACCTAGCTATATTTTTAGGCCTACAAAATATCAGGGTAGACAACAAGACTTGGAAACAACAAAATTACAGGTAAAATTACAGGTACCCACAAACCAGCATCCTTAAGTGCTGATTTTTTCATATATGAATGGCTTAAGTACATTGAATCCATAGTACAGATGAATGGCTTATCTTCATCTCCCAAT is a window from the Rosa chinensis cultivar Old Blush chromosome 2, RchiOBHm-V2, whole genome shotgun sequence genome containing:
- the LOC112189728 gene encoding protein SRG1; the encoded protein is MASLPEPVHENPIDFRAPPPSPVASGRRSSLTNDDVITEFLQHSLNVPDLILPDKFFPKQKSVENPPTIDFETLCSNHYDDASVTKMIESIARIGCFQLVNHGISSDFVRSVQAEATGIFQVPLEKRADITRSPEKPYGFEEVHGEEADTELSEEFVWCGEQGLKLAMEGIWPIGHSNYSNFSKKLETLMTDIEKICERILQSLLNFKQKQSVNGNALVQGKELGTVCCFYKHNQNVLADKWDSYLRYDVIRMLIRGTDYSHALCLHLCDGSSEFHVYSKKGWVSFSPDKDALVVTTGDQMQAWSGSQYKHVIGRPIFKSEKEECISMALLYSSPSTMTDSQSNKEKKILLGQQFILAILLTLVYQFSVYFYRNF
- the LOC112190820 gene encoding uncharacterized protein LOC112190820 isoform X1, with amino-acid sequence MRSLLGSKESLSVGFQDAIGCYNAAIQRLMFKHKLYQLREERDMKPETFARLVSAIIYYLREKAKAMAGDTVVRSLLEKMAECASNTYLGILVRWVYEGVIDVPYGEFFIAENKSLQKESLKIMKPSIGGNVTALRMEVLAFFQILLGQF
- the LOC112190820 gene encoding uncharacterized protein LOC112190820 isoform X2 — its product is MSCDGFQDAIGCYNAAIQRLMFKHKLYQLREERDMKPETFARLVSAIIYYLREKAKAMAGDTVVRSLLEKMAECASNTYLGILVRWVYEGVIDVPYGEFFIAENKSLQKESLKIMKPSIGGNVTALRMEVLAFFQILLGQF